Sequence from the Amaranthus tricolor cultivar Red isolate AtriRed21 chromosome 16, ASM2621246v1, whole genome shotgun sequence genome:
AATTTCTGATCTCTAGTGGACCTCTCAGTAGGATTTGAACCCAGATGAAGTTCTGACCATCTGTCAGAGAAAAAAGAACGAATGGATCTTGTATTAGAATCCATTACTTGAACAAAACTAGATCTTGTGGAATCATATTGAATATTTGACGATACATTCCGTACCTTGCTAAAAAACCGATCCTTATTTACCAACCACACATTGTCTAGCCAAATCCAATTCTCTCTCGATGCGTTCCTCAAAAAATCCGATTCGTACGGATTCTTCCCCCAACTAACGAATAAATCTTGGTGGAATTGCCACATATGAAATTGAGCACAATTTTGCAAAGAAATAGCCCACTTGTTTCTCGAGAAGAGATGGGAAACATGCTCAATATCATTTGATTGACTAGTTGACCCAGCCCCTTGTTCTTTGAAGAAACTCTCCACTTCAATTGGTATTTTTTCACGAAAAGCAGACATGAGATAACAAATCCAGTGCTTCACTACGATTTCGAAAAGCTGTCCCGAATTCAAGTTGATTATGTTTCGCCTCTTCCTCAGAGAAAGACAATCAAACAATTCCCAATCGTGGTCCTTGCGGATCGGATCATCCATATAATATACAAAGGGAAACTCCAGATATTTGATATCTTTCTCTTTGAATGAGATCTCAATTCCAGCGACGGTTTCATTAGATATCTTACAACTAGAATCCCTCTTTTTTCCGATCCAGTTCCTCCACCACCGCGAACCCCGGTTAGATTCAGACATGATACACTTTTTAGTTATTGGAAGAAACCAAGTACTCTCTTTCGGATCTAGTAAATAACTCTCAGAAATCTTCTTTCCTTTTGGAAGATAGAGTAGCGAAACAATCAGCCTATTGATATTGGAAGACCAAAAGGATTTTTTCAATGTATCATTTCTGGGTCCAATGGAATTCATAGGTATAGGAAGAAGCCCTATCAAATAGAGATTTTTTCTTTCGACCATATTTCGATTGGTAATACGATATATAAGGACCACTACCACAAAGAGTACTACACCCTTGATCGTGAAATATCGATTGCTTGTTGAACCCTGTGAATTGCGTGAAAGTAGGATACTCCAAATTCGGGGGTCAAAGAGTTTTATAAAACGTTCTTGGTGGAAAAAAATGTGAATGAAAGATCCCACTGAATTGAATTGGGTCCATGAATCTAAGAAATAGTGAGAATTCTTAATCTCTCTCAATATCTCTCTCAATTCGAAAATCCAGGATTTGAATTGATGTCCTTTCATTGATTCCTCCTAAATTGCATTGATTTATCCTAAAGATTTCATTTCAATTGGAATTTGGTTATTCACCATGTACGAGGATCCCCGCTAAGCATCCATGGCTGAATGGTTAAAGCGCCCAACTCATAATTGGCGAATTCGTAGGTTCAATTCCTACTGGATGCACGCCAATGGGACCCTCCAATAAGTCTATTGGAATTGGCTCTGTATCAATGGAATCTTATCATCCATACATAAGGAATTGGTGTGGTATATTCATATCATAACATATGAACAGTAAGAACTAGCATTCTTATTGAAACTCGAACTAATAGGGAAGAAAATAGATTTATGGATGGAATCAAATATGCAGTATTTACAGACAAAAGTATTCGGTTATTGGGGAAAAATCAATATACTTCTAATGTCGAATCAAGATCAACTAGGacggaaataaagcattgagtCGAACTTTGTAATAGCTATGAATAGTCATCGACTCCCGAGAAAGGGTAGAAGAATGGGACCTATTATGGGACATACAATGCATTACAGACGTATGATCATTACACTTCAATCGAGTTATTCTATTCCACCTCTTAGAAAGAAAAGAACTTAAATCAAAATACTTAATAGCATGGCGATACATTTATACAAAACTTCTACCTCGAGCACACGCAATGGAGCCGTAGACAATCAAGTGAAATCCAATCCACGAAATAATTTGATCTATGGACAGCGTCGTTGTGGTAAAGGTCGTAATTCCAGAGGAATCATTACCGCAAGGCATAGAGGGGGGGGTCATAAGCGTCTATACCGTAAAATCGATTTTCGACGGAATGAAAAAGACATATATGGTAGAATCGTAACCATAGAATACGACCCTAATCGAAATGCATACATTTGTCTCATACACTATGGGGATGGTGAGAAGAGATATATTTTACATCCCCGAGGGGCTATAATTGGAGATACCATTGTTTCTGGTACAGAAGTTCCTATAAAAATGGGAAATGCCTTACCTTTGACCGATATGCCCTTAGGCACGGCCATACATAACATAGAAATCACACTTGGAAAGGGTGGACAATTAGCTAGAGCAGCGGGTGCTGTAGCGAAACTGATTGCAAAAGAGGGGAAATCGGCCACATTAAAATTACCTTCTGGGGAGGTACGTTTGATATCCAAAAACTGCTCAGCAACAGTCGGACAAGTGGGAAATGTTGGAGTGAACCAGAAAAGGTTGGGTAGAGCCGGATCTAAGCGTTGGCTAGGTAAGCGTCCTGTAGTAAGAGGAGTAGTTATGAACCCTGTAGACCATCCCCATGGGGGTGGTGAGGGGAGGGCCCCAATTGGTAGAAAAAACCCCACAACCCCTTGGGGTTATCCTGcacttggaagaagaagtagaaaaaggaataaatatagtgataattttattattcgTCGACGTAGTAAAtaggaaagaaaatgaaaatagaatTAGTTTCTTCgtctttacataaaaaaaaaaacaaaatataggaGTAATTAACTGTGACACgttcactaaaaaaaaatccttttgtAGCGAatcatttattaagaaaaattgagaAGCTTAACACAAAGGcggaaaaagaaataatagtaACTTGGTCACGGGCATCTACCATTATACCCACAATGATTGGCCACACAATTGCTATCCATAATGGAAGAGAACACTTGCCTATTTACATAACGGATCGTATGGTAGGTCATAAATTAGGCGAATTTGCACCAACTCTAAATTTCCGGGGACACGCAAAAAACGATAATAAATCTCGTCGTTAAGTTTaaccaattttttatttattattaattatttattattatagttttatagttaatttttttatttttattatagttaaaattaatataataaatatagatGCTTATCCTTTATTAATGGAGGTAAACTTTATgggtttgtttaaaaaaaaaaaaaagaaggaagaatttgattacatgcgtcTGTACCAGTGGCGTCTAAAAGAGGAATACGAATCAGGGAAACCCGATGAGATAACTACTAGAGGTCAATCTATATCGATGTCTGCTGATAAAGCCAGAAGAGTAATTGATCAGATTCGTGGGCGTTCCTACGAAGAAACCCTTATGATATTAGAACTTATGCCCTATCGAGCATGTTATcctatttttaaattgatttattcTGCAGCAGCAAATGCTAGTCACAATAGAAAATTTAACAAAGCGAACTTAATTATTAGTAAAGCTGAAGTTAATAAAGGCACTaccatgaaaaaattaaaaccgcgAGCTCGCGGACGTAGTTTCATGATAAAAAAACCTACTTGTCACATAACTATTGTATTAAGAGATACAAGCTTCTTTGATGgatatgaaaaatatatagaaaGTTTAATTCCAGATGATATATTAACTTTGTTCCGTGTTATGCCTTTAGGTAGGCGAGTAGAACTTTTTTCTGGTCGTTATATGGATAAGTTTAAATTAAAGTCTATGTTTTACCGTCTAGGTATATTATAAAGTAAGTATAGTGGGGTAATATGGGACAAAAAATAAATCCACTTGGTTTCAGACTTGGTACAACCCAAAGTCATTATTCCCTTTGGTTTTCACAACCAAAAAACTACTCAGAGGGTCTACAAGAAGATCAAAAAATAAGGGATTGTATCaaaaattatatacaaaaaaatacaaaaacatcCTCAGGTGTCGAAGGAATTGCACGTatcgaaattcaaaaaagaatCGATTTGATACAGGTGATAATTCATATGGGATTCCCGAagttattaatagaaaatagaCCAAAAGGGGTTGAagacttaaaaataaatgtccAAAAAGAATTGAATTGTGTGAACCGAAAACTGAACATTGCTATTACAAGAATTGCAAAGCCTTATGGAGACCCTAATATTCTTGCCGAATTTATAGCCGGACAACTAAAGAGTAGGGTATCATTTCGAAAAGCAATGAAAAAAGCTATCGAATTAACTGAACAAGCTGATACAAAAGGaattcaaatacaaattgcAGGCCGTATCGATGGAAAAGAAATTGCACGTATCGAATGGATAAGAGAGGGTAGGGTTCCCCTACAAACCATTCATGCGAAAATTGATTATTGTGCCTATACCGTTCGAACTATCTATGGGGTATTGGGTATCAAAATTTGGATATTTATAGACGAAGAATAAAAAACCTTTAGTTGACTTGTCTTTCTGTTTCGATGGAACGATGGAACAAAAAAATGGCAACcctttttgattcttttttccatccAATCAATTCTAATTTTTAATCCCATAaggtttaataaaaataaaatttaccttttgatATAATTGCTATGCTTAGTGTGTGACTCGTtggtttttgttaaaattaagactaaaaaaagaaagttaaagTTATAGTACCAAGTATgaactaaaaattatagaacTAATAACCAACTCATCGCATCACATTATCTGGATCCAAAGAAACAGTCAAGATATACTATTTTAGTCCTATCATTGTAGCAACTGAATTTTTTTGACATAAACAATTCATTAGATTTACTgtcaaagaaaattaaaatacaaaaaagaaaaaaggatacCGGTAAATGGAAAgatgagagaaagaaaaaaatgaatctaatataaaagatATATAATTCCAATATGTAAGGTCTTTGAACAtctcataaaagaaaatgtaattAAAGCATCAATACagattcaaacaaaattatatgatatgaaTCTGTTCTATAGAACAAAAAAATAAGAGCTTAGAGCCAATAACGACTAAGGGGGTTGGTGGAAAAACAAAAGCTCCATTGTAGAATTCAGACCTAACCATTAATCAAGAAGCGATGGGAACGACGGAACCCATGAATACATAAGATtcacttgaaaatgaattctgATAATTCATTGGAAAGGATGGCGGAACGAACCAGAGGACAATTCATATATTCTGAAAAATTATAAGCTAACTCTACACTCGAAATAGCTATTGAAAGAGTAAATATTCGCCCacgaaaattcttttttttttttttcattctcataTTCAATTGTTAAAATACAAggaattcaataaaaaaaaaaagaatagaataaaatatttagtaaactagatgaataaaaaagaattcattgattcagtgtattatatttttacatatatatcttaattatttattatatattatataaaaatagacatttaaaaaatgaaatttcCATTTTTTAATTCGCGAGGAGCCGGATGAGAAGAAACTCTCACGTCCAGTTCTGCAGTAGAGATGGAATTACAAAGGAACCATCAACTATAACCCCAAAAGAACTCGATTCCGTAAACAACATAGAGGAAGAATGAAGGGAATATCTTATCGGGGTAATCGTATTTGTTTCGGAAGATATGCTCTTCAGGCACTTGAACCCGCTTGGATCACGTCTAGACAAATAGAAGCCGGGCGACGAGCAATGACACGAAATGCACGTCGCGGTGGAAAAATATGGGTCCGCGTTTTTCCTGACAAACCTGTTACAGTAAGACCCGCAGAAACCCGTATGGGTTCGGGGAAAGGATCTCCCGAATATTGGGTAGCTGTTGTCAAACCAGGTCGAATACTTTATGAAATAAGCGGAGTAGCAGAAAATGTAGCCCGAAGAGCTATCACAATAGCGGCATCAAAAATGCCTATACGAACTCAATTCATTATTTCAGGATAAGAATATAGAACTAAAGGAAATGGATCTTTTGGATAACACCAAGTGGAAGTTTTTTTGgacaaacaatatttctttttCACCTTTTGCATTTAGTTTTGCATTGAAAGaacagataaaaataaaatatgattcAACCTCAGACCCTTTTGAATGTAGCAGACAACAGCGGGGCTCGAGAATTGATGTGTATTCGAATCATAGGAGCTAGCAATCGTCGATATGCTCGTATTGGTGACGTTATTGTTGCTGTGATCAAAGAAGCAATACCTAATACGCCCTTAGAAAGATCCGAAGTGATCAGAGCTGTAATTGTACGTACCTGTAAAGAACTCAAACGCGACAACGGCATGATAATACGATATGATGACAATGCCGCAGTTATTATTGATCAAGAAGGAAATCCAAAGGGAACTCGAATTTTTGGTGCGATTGCCCGGGAATTGAGacaaaaatttactaaaatagtTTCATTAGCTCCTGAGGTATTATAAAATGATAATCTAAggcatttgaatgaatttcaatcaTAGTAGATTGTGTATCACGTATATacctttcattttaaattttttcattttttaattaaaaagaaactaATAACATGTTGATTATATCAAATTTTTGGGACACCACCGATTTTAGTTCATTATGGGTAGGGACACTATTGCTGATATAATAACTTCTATACGAAATGCTGACATGAATAGAAAAGGAACGGTTCGAATAGTATCTACTAACATCACCGAAAACATTGTTAAAATACTTTTACGAGAAGGTTTCATTGAAAATGCGAGAAAACATCAAGAAAGAGATAAAACTTTTTTGGTTTTAACGCTGCGACATAGAAGAAATAAGAAAGGGGCTTATAGAAATACTTTCTATTTAAAAAGGATCAGTCGACCTGGTCTACGAATCTATTCTAACTATCAACGAATTCCTAGAATTTTAGGTGGAATGGGGATTGCAATTCTTTCTACCTCTCGAGGTATAATGACGGATCGGGAAGCTCGACTAGAAGGAATTGGCGGAGaaattttatgttatatatGGTAATCCCTAGAATATTAATATCCGAATTGGATCCAATATTTCCTATTTgggaacaaaaaaagaaaaaaaaaggcttGTCTAATATCACTCCTCTATTAGTTGATACTTTAAGGGGGTTTTATCTGAAATGAAAGAACAAAAATGGATTCATGAAGGTTTGATTACTGAATCACTTCCTAATGGTATGTTCTGGGTTCGTTTAGATAATGAAGATCTGATTCTAGGTTATGTTTCGGGAAGGATACGACGTAGTTCTATACGAATCCTACCGGGAGATAGAGTTAAGATTGAAGTAAGCCGTTATGATTCAACCAGAGGTCGTATAATTTATAGACTCCGCAACAAAGATTCAAACGATTAAGCCGTTTTTCAACATTCCTTATTCCTTTCTACAAAAATAGAATTCAAGGTTCAAAATATCACGAAACTTATTTTCTTCCAAAAAATAGattcaaaattaaaactaaagaaTAACAAATATGAAAATAAGGGCTTCTGTTcgtcaaatttgtgaaaaatgTCGACTGATTCGCCGACGGGGACGAATTATAGTAATTTGTTCTaacccaaaacataaacaacGACAAGGATAATCATTCTACTAAACTATATACTAATGATCTTtctaaaatactaaaataattgctaaaatattttattgctGAAAAAAAATGACGGATTTGTTTTGACATGAAATGGATATATCCATATATCTTTGAATCATATTTATGAGATGATAAAATATGGCAAAACCTATACCAAAAACAGGTTCACGGAGAAATGGACGTATTAATTCGCGTAAAAGTGCACGGAAAATACCAAAGGGTGTTATTCATGTTCAAGCAAGTTTCAATAATACCATTGTGACTGTTACAGATGTACGAGGTCGAGTGGTTTCTTGGGCTTCTGCCGGTACTTGTGGATTCAGGGGTACAAAAAGAGGGACACCTTTTGCAGCTCAAACCGCAGTAGGAAATGCTATTCGTACAGTAGTGGAACAAGGTATGCAACGAGCAGAAGTCATGATAAAAGGTCCCGGTCTCGGAAGAGATGCAGCATTACGGGCTATTCGTAGAAGCGGTATACTATTAAGTTTCGTACGAGACGTAACCCCTATGCCACATAATGGCTGTAGACCTCCTAAAAAAAGACGCGTGTAGAAATAAGAATTGAAGGgatttcaagagaaataaatgATTCAAAGATATGAtcaattttgtaaaatattacTATGGTTCGAGAGAAAATAAGAGTATCTACTCGGACACTGCAGTGGAAATGTGTTGAATCAAGAACAGATAGTAAATGTCTTTATTATGGACGCTTTATTCTCTCTCCACTTATGAAAGGCCAAGCTGATACAATAGGCATCGCGATGCGAAGAGCGTTACTTGGCGAAATAGAAGGAACATGTATCACACGTGcaaaatttgataaaataccGCACGAATACTCTAACATAGTAGGTATTCAAGAATCAGTACACGAAATTTTactgaatttgaaagaaatagtATTGAGAAGTAATCTATATGGAACTTGCGAAGCGTCTATTTGTGTTAGGGGCCCCAGATGTGT
This genomic interval carries:
- the LOC130802552 gene encoding 50S ribosomal protein L16, chloroplastic-like, which encodes MRRNSHVQFCSRDGITKEPSTITPKELDSALEPAWITSRQIEAGRRAMTRNARRGGKIWVRVFPDKPVTVRPAETRMGSGKGSPEYWVAVVKPGRILYEISGVAENVARRAITIAASKMPIRTQFIISG
- the LOC130802553 gene encoding 30S ribosomal protein S11, chloroplastic, translated to MAKPIPKTGSRRNGRINSRKSARKIPKGVIHVQASFNNTIVTVTDVRGRVVSWASAGTCGFRGTKRGTPFAAQTAVGNAIRTVVEQGMQRAEVMIKGPGLGRDAALRAIRRSGILLSFVRDVTPMPHNGCRPPKKRRV
- the LOC130802113 gene encoding 50S ribosomal protein L22, chloroplastic-like; protein product: MEVNFMGLFKKKKKKEEFDYMRLYQWRLKEEYESGKPDEITTRGQSISMSADKARRVIDQIRGRSYEETLMILELMPYRACYPIFKLIYSAAANASHNRKFNKANLIISKAEVNKGTTMKKLKPRARGRSFMIKKPTCHITIVLRDTSFFDGYEKYIESLIPDDILTLFRVMPLGRRVELFSGRYMDKFKLKSMFYRLGIL
- the LOC130802119 gene encoding 50S ribosomal protein L14, chloroplastic — translated: MIQPQTLLNVADNSGARELMCIRIIGASNRRYARIGDVIVAVIKEAIPNTPLERSEVIRAVIVRTCKELKRDNGMIIRYDDNAAVIIDQEGNPKGTRIFGAIARELRQKFTKIVSLAPEVL
- the LOC130802112 gene encoding 30S ribosomal protein S3, chloroplastic — protein: MGQKINPLGFRLGTTQSHYSLWFSQPKNYSEGLQEDQKIRDCIKNYIQKNTKTSSGVEGIARIEIQKRIDLIQVIIHMGFPKLLIENRPKGVEDLKINVQKELNCVNRKLNIAITRIAKPYGDPNILAEFIAGQLKSRVSFRKAMKKAIELTEQADTKGIQIQIAGRIDGKEIARIEWIREGRVPLQTIHAKIDYCAYTVRTIYGVLGIKIWIFIDEE
- the LOC130802120 gene encoding translation initiation factor IF-1, chloroplastic is translated as MKEQKWIHEGLITESLPNGMFWVRLDNEDLILGYVSGRIRRSSIRILPGDRVKIEVSRYDSTRGRIIYRLRNKDSND
- the LOC130802116 gene encoding 30S ribosomal protein S8, chloroplastic; amino-acid sequence: MGRDTIADIITSIRNADMNRKGTVRIVSTNITENIVKILLREGFIENARKHQERDKTFLVLTLRHRRNKKGAYRNTFYLKRISRPGLRIYSNYQRIPRILGGMGIAILSTSRGIMTDREARLEGIGGEILCYIW
- the LOC130802111 gene encoding 50S ribosomal protein L2, chloroplastic, with amino-acid sequence MAIHLYKTSTSSTRNGAVDNQVKSNPRNNLIYGQRRCGKGRNSRGIITARHRGGGHKRLYRKIDFRRNEKDIYGRIVTIEYDPNRNAYICLIHYGDGEKRYILHPRGAIIGDTIVSGTEVPIKMGNALPLTDMPLGTAIHNIEITLGKGGQLARAAGAVAKLIAKEGKSATLKLPSGEVRLISKNCSATVGQVGNVGVNQKRLGRAGSKRWLGKRPVVRGVVMNPVDHPHGGGEGRAPIGRKNPTTPWGYPALGRRSRKRNKYSDNFIIRRRSK